One Chaetodon trifascialis isolate fChaTrf1 chromosome 12, fChaTrf1.hap1, whole genome shotgun sequence DNA window includes the following coding sequences:
- the LOC139340363 gene encoding trace amine-associated receptor 13c-like, with protein MESPGGAELCFPLLVNISCKKPMLPQSDAMLIYILLSVISVLTAALNLLVIISISHFRQLHSPTNLLILSLAVSDFLVGLLLMPIEILLTEACWFLGDLMCALYYVVAFIITSSSVGNMVLISVDRYLAICEPLHYTTRVTLDRTKICVCLSWIGSVLYNCIILKDFLRQPDSQNSCFGECVVVLNYITGAIDVVFTFTGPITVIIFLYMRVFVVAVSQAQAMRSHIAAVTLQRSKTATAKKSQMKAARTLGVVVFVFLICFCPYYAPALVSQDIEDSSLSSTFVVWLLYFNSCLNPVIYASFYPWFRKSIKLIVTLKILQPDSCDLKIL; from the exons CTGCCTCAGTCCGATGCCATGCTCATCTAcattctgctgtctgtcatctCTGTGCTCACTGCAGCTCTCAACCTGCTGGTCATCATCTCTATCTCCCACTTCAG GCAGCTCCACAGCCCAACCAACCTGCTCATCCTCTCCCTGGCTGTCTCAGACTTCCTCGTGGGCCTCCTGCTGATGCCGATAGAAATCCTCTTAACAGAGGCTTGCTGGTTCCTGGGTGACCTCATGTGTGCTCTGTATTATGTTGTAGCTTTTATCATTACCTCTTCCTCAGTAGGAAATATGGTGCTCATATCAGTTGATCGTTATTTGGCTATTTGTGAACCTCTACATTACACCACCAGAGTTACTCTGGACAGAACAAagatctgtgtttgtctgtcctggATTGGCTCTGTTCTCTATAATTGTATAATTTTAAAGGACTTTCTGAGACAACCTGATTCACAGAATTCCTGCTTTGGAGAGTGTGTAGTTGTCCTTAATTACATCACAGGAGCTATTGACGTTGTCTTTACCTTCACTGGACccatcactgtcatcattttTCTGTATATGAGAGTATTTGTTGTGGCTGTGTCTCAGGCTCAAGCTATGCGGTCACATATTGCAGCTGTCACACTACAGCGTTCAAAGACAGCAACAGCTAAGAAGTCTCAGATGAAAGCTGCCAGAACCCTTGGTGTTGTAGTATTTGTATTTCTAATATGTTTTTGTCCATATTACGCTCCAGCCCTTGTCAGCCAGGATATTGAAGACAGTAGTTTATCCTCAACTTTTGTAGTCTGGCTGCTGTATTTTAATTCCTGTCTAAACCCTGTGATCTATGCCTCTTTTTACCCCTGGTTTAGAAAATCTATTAAACTCATTGTTACACTTAAGATACTGCAGCCTGACTCTTGTGATCTTAAAATACTATAG